A single Prevotella sp. E15-22 DNA region contains:
- a CDS encoding RHS repeat domain-containing protein — protein MKKRNIMFSNLMRFALLILCTLINVPMWGQVREVKNAPSPEVANLGTFGSIPVGHYTGTPEITVPLYTMKVGKLSLPIQASYHLANVKPHTPPTSLGIGWALSAGGYIARRVIGVQDEKVSGWGGRTVQAGFYFNHNKIKEIENSTDKSGKLQEYTHLRELEKEGWYELSADEFSFSFNGCQGTFFMDMDGQWRVVSDNNIIVEFDEKSGFITNDSLPKRFPYLSASKFDMNEKFFNKFTLITPDGTRYEFGGGNATEYSAFYYNQNPRQGDLIATCWRLSRITTVDKKVINFEYASDSYMCDIHYAPQLISEWTSRFYPYPPCRRTEENYGKYGYSGFLTMPARLIKISSDNESISFNYNRDESYGDLFLSTTQCLYWDKEKEDDDYIRHQYGNYLTYEDLDDNRFFFYMGIEKREKEKENREAIAKKLTQDYLSAMEIVRPDGNNMKVNFYYITECKRKLLSNIQFSSEGFTEYIESPIGDIIVPVNSESSIRQIPNQAVINGIITDAQESVISSKREYQYKFEYNLGNQPEEKWPNRSPLTFTDSWGYFSRNGYNSKDKREWSATYDYIESDYKIREPSEFDTEIFTLKSIGYPTGGKTELQYELNHFSKVFDIRTCSLKDSLGTAGGLRVRRLMNFDSSDSLLYTKEYVYLNANGECSGISKGNPCYYDRFYFDLDTTAFLDFYSFDDMNPYPLNFNTPDVGYSTVFEYLKDGNSNLLTRTKYQYTNYDIDANNKTHMDSPADYTAYVYDNYASAFFTSLAFERGKLVLKEVMDANGVVLERNTYDYVRTEGEPFSTVSQTWHYDYFVEDLFAFSYLYKTYANKYLMSVNKRQEKMNNGMYNTETRYEYADFGLPTRKTFINNLGEKHITDYWYSNESYRATSYVPHPWMKDKNIILPVEIIETLPNNNFYHIENVYDSTSIGVPYISQKKTRCISQDSYYGQNTHVNYTVEKADKFGNPIIWDENGVKTIMIWSNMGQNLVATIQNASYNEVKNALGIAPEKLSESKNPPSTLGSLRTKLSSALIYIYEYDKRMNLVRKTDPNGLVHRYLYDPLNRLTAEFRVVNGKNELVHSYKYNYFTNQ, from the coding sequence ATGAAGAAGAGAAATATTATGTTTTCAAATCTTATGAGATTTGCTCTACTCATCCTATGTACCTTAATCAATGTTCCCATGTGGGGCCAAGTTAGGGAAGTCAAGAACGCGCCATCGCCTGAAGTCGCAAATTTAGGTACCTTTGGCAGCATACCTGTAGGTCACTATACGGGAACACCAGAGATAACAGTGCCCTTATATACCATGAAGGTTGGCAAGCTGTCTCTGCCTATCCAGGCATCATATCATCTGGCGAATGTTAAGCCCCACACACCTCCCACTTCTTTAGGAATCGGATGGGCTCTCTCCGCAGGAGGTTATATAGCAAGGAGAGTAATCGGTGTACAGGATGAAAAAGTTTCTGGGTGGGGTGGTAGGACGGTCCAAGCAGGTTTTTATTTTAATCATAATAAGATTAAGGAAATTGAAAATAGTACAGACAAGTCAGGTAAACTCCAAGAATATACACATTTAAGAGAGCTGGAAAAGGAAGGTTGGTATGAGTTGTCTGCAGATGAATTCTCTTTTAGTTTTAATGGCTGTCAGGGAACTTTTTTTATGGACATGGATGGTCAATGGAGAGTTGTATCTGATAACAATATCATTGTAGAGTTTGATGAAAAGAGCGGTTTCATCACAAATGACTCTTTGCCCAAAAGATTTCCCTATCTAAGTGCATCGAAATTTGATATGAATGAGAAGTTCTTTAATAAATTCACATTAATAACCCCAGATGGTACGAGATATGAGTTTGGCGGTGGCAATGCAACGGAATACAGCGCTTTCTATTATAATCAGAATCCACGTCAAGGGGATCTTATTGCGACATGTTGGAGACTTTCCAGGATAACAACTGTTGATAAAAAAGTTATCAACTTCGAATATGCGTCTGATTCCTATATGTGTGATATTCATTATGCCCCGCAGTTGATATCTGAATGGACAAGTAGATTTTATCCTTATCCACCATGCCGACGTACAGAAGAAAACTATGGGAAATACGGATACTCAGGTTTCCTCACGATGCCAGCACGTTTGATAAAAATATCCAGTGATAATGAATCCATATCATTTAACTATAATCGTGATGAAAGTTATGGAGATTTGTTTCTTTCAACTACACAGTGTCTGTATTGGGACAAAGAAAAAGAGGACGACGATTATATTCGTCATCAATATGGAAATTATTTAACTTATGAAGATCTTGATGATAATCGTTTTTTCTTTTATATGGGCATAGAGAAACGCGAGAAAGAGAAGGAAAATAGAGAGGCAATTGCAAAGAAATTGACGCAGGATTATTTATCTGCTATGGAAATTGTTCGTCCAGATGGAAATAATATGAAGGTTAATTTTTACTATATTACGGAATGCAAAAGGAAGCTACTTTCAAATATTCAATTCTCTTCTGAAGGTTTTACTGAATACATCGAGTCCCCAATAGGCGACATTATTGTTCCGGTCAATTCTGAGAGTTCTATAAGACAAATTCCAAATCAGGCCGTCATTAACGGCATAATAACTGATGCACAAGAATCTGTCATTAGTAGCAAAAGGGAATATCAATATAAATTTGAATATAATTTGGGCAACCAACCAGAGGAAAAGTGGCCCAATAGAAGTCCTCTGACTTTTACAGACTCATGGGGCTATTTCTCAAGAAATGGCTATAATTCCAAAGATAAAAGAGAATGGTCTGCAACATATGATTATATAGAAAGTGATTATAAGATAAGAGAACCGTCAGAATTTGACACCGAGATATTTACTCTTAAGAGTATAGGATACCCAACAGGAGGAAAAACGGAACTGCAATATGAATTAAACCATTTTTCTAAAGTGTTTGATATCCGGACGTGTTCTCTGAAGGACTCTCTTGGTACGGCAGGAGGCCTTCGTGTGAGAAGGTTAATGAATTTTGATTCCTCTGATTCTCTTTTATATACAAAAGAATATGTGTACCTGAATGCAAATGGAGAATGCAGCGGTATTTCAAAAGGAAATCCTTGCTACTATGATCGGTTTTATTTTGACTTAGACACTACTGCATTCCTTGATTTTTATTCATTTGATGATATGAATCCGTATCCCTTGAATTTCAATACGCCTGATGTCGGATATTCAACAGTCTTTGAATATCTGAAAGATGGTAACAGTAATCTTTTGACACGTACGAAATATCAGTATACCAATTATGACATAGACGCCAACAATAAAACCCATATGGACTCTCCAGCTGATTATACTGCCTACGTATACGACAACTATGCAAGTGCGTTTTTTACGAGTTTGGCCTTTGAACGAGGAAAACTCGTTTTGAAAGAGGTGATGGACGCTAATGGTGTGGTTCTTGAAAGAAATACGTATGATTATGTTAGAACAGAAGGAGAACCATTTTCTACAGTATCCCAAACTTGGCATTACGATTATTTTGTAGAAGACTTATTTGCTTTTTCATATCTATACAAAACCTATGCAAATAAATACTTGATGTCCGTAAATAAGCGACAGGAGAAAATGAATAATGGTATGTATAATACGGAGACACGTTATGAGTATGCTGACTTCGGTTTGCCGACTAGAAAGACTTTTATTAATAATTTAGGAGAAAAACACATAACAGACTACTGGTATAGTAATGAATCGTACAGGGCGACTTCTTATGTACCGCATCCATGGATGAAGGATAAGAATATAATTCTTCCTGTTGAAATTATTGAGACATTGCCGAACAATAACTTTTATCATATTGAGAATGTCTACGATTCCACCAGTATTGGTGTTCCGTATATTTCTCAGAAAAAAACAAGATGTATCTCACAGGATTCCTATTATGGACAAAATACTCACGTGAATTATACGGTAGAAAAAGCGGATAAATTTGGCAATCCTATTATTTGGGATGAAAATGGTGTAAAAACAATTATGATATGGTCTAATATGGGCCAGAACTTAGTGGCAACCATACAGAATGCAAGCTATAATGAGGTCAAAAATGCTTTGGGAATAGCCCCCGAAAAGCTGTCGGAATCAAAAAATCCTCCGTCTACGCTAGGTTCACTTCGAACGAAACTCAGCAGTGCATTGATATATATCTACGAATATGACAAGCGCATGAACCTTGTTAGAAAGACTGACCCTAATGGATTAGTACATAGGTATCTCTATGACCCATTGAATAGGCTTACAGCCGAATTTAGAGTTGTAAATGGTAAAAATGAACTTGTCCATTCGTATAAATACAATTATTTCACTAATCAATAA
- a CDS encoding RNA polymerase sigma factor: MNEETEHIVTELERIVTERQDWLFRFAYMRIGIREDAEDLVQEVLLGVFRRLKEKTRVDNMEQYIIRAISNACTDYFRKKAPKVVMLDKVQEVAINDSDRQIHEEYMRVNRLLETLPREQSEIVRLKCYDDLTFKQIAELQDIPEATAKSRYRYAVQHLQQMINKKGEQR, encoded by the coding sequence ATGAACGAAGAAACGGAACACATAGTCACAGAACTAGAGCGGATTGTCACAGAGCGACAAGACTGGCTGTTCCGTTTTGCCTATATGCGCATCGGCATCAGAGAAGATGCGGAGGATCTGGTTCAAGAGGTGCTGCTGGGCGTCTTCCGCCGACTGAAAGAAAAAACACGGGTGGACAACATGGAGCAGTATATCATCCGTGCCATCAGCAATGCCTGTACGGATTACTTCCGAAAGAAAGCACCCAAGGTAGTGATGCTCGACAAAGTTCAAGAGGTGGCTATCAACGACAGCGACCGACAGATTCACGAGGAATACATGAGGGTGAACCGACTGCTGGAAACCTTGCCCAGGGAACAATCGGAGATCGTACGTCTGAAATGTTATGACGACCTGACGTTCAAACAAATAGCAGAATTGCAGGATATCCCCGAAGCTACAGCAAAGTCACGCTATCGTTACGCCGTCCAGCACCTACAGCAAATGATAAACAAGAAAGGAGAACAACGATGA
- a CDS encoding ankyrin repeat domain-containing protein, producing the protein MKYVFLSLILLFASCREIPVDKNDLLGDDFRLFQDTPAWELAKAVEDEDTDEIKRQVLSLKVPVDSKEEIFGQPLLMVAVENNLIESVRTLLELGADPNEPEDTLYNIGSNAVIVASRFDQPSSQILKLLLEFGGDPNSVERGMQKDNLGNWEPARRFALSTAVYSDFEKVKILVEAGADVNLYTETNEGGALYSTLVNDRMDIMLYLLEHGADCHRKYKRYDPDFPHTMYYTDLLEELRLCIYPLDSKEYKDKLKVIRFLQKKGMDYWKTPISETAIELIKQKIAPENEKEFLEYLRRY; encoded by the coding sequence ATGAAATATGTTTTTTTATCATTGATTCTGCTGTTCGCATCTTGTAGGGAAATACCCGTTGATAAAAATGATCTGTTAGGTGACGATTTTCGCCTCTTTCAAGATACGCCTGCATGGGAATTGGCAAAAGCTGTGGAAGATGAGGATACTGACGAGATAAAACGACAGGTTCTATCTTTGAAAGTACCAGTTGACAGTAAAGAAGAAATATTTGGTCAACCCTTATTAATGGTTGCCGTCGAAAACAATCTTATAGAGTCAGTAAGGACTCTACTAGAATTGGGTGCAGATCCCAATGAACCAGAAGATACCTTATATAACATAGGTTCTAATGCTGTTATTGTTGCGTCTAGATTCGATCAGCCATCTTCTCAAATACTAAAGTTGTTATTGGAATTTGGTGGAGATCCAAATTCTGTAGAGCGAGGAATGCAGAAAGATAATCTTGGAAATTGGGAACCAGCTCGACGATTTGCTCTTTCAACTGCGGTCTACTCAGATTTTGAAAAAGTTAAAATCCTAGTAGAGGCAGGAGCAGATGTAAACTTGTATACAGAAACAAATGAGGGTGGAGCATTGTATTCTACATTAGTTAACGATCGCATGGACATTATGTTATACCTGTTAGAACATGGGGCGGACTGTCATCGGAAATACAAAAGATATGATCCGGATTTTCCTCATACAATGTATTATACTGATTTACTTGAGGAGTTGAGACTTTGTATATATCCTCTTGACTCGAAAGAATATAAGGATAAACTAAAAGTGATTCGTTTCCTACAGAAAAAAGGAATGGATTATTGGAAGACTCCTATCTCTGAAACCGCAATAGAACTTATTAAGCAGAAAATTGCGCCAGAGAATGAAAAAGAATTCTTGGAGTATTTAAGGAGATATTAA
- a CDS encoding RHS repeat domain-containing protein, whose protein sequence is MKQHNIYSCLFLASVFSMSISHINAQEKSNYVLTQTQISDSKKTQNYQFFDDLGRGLIEATNGVSNNGDFTYSFHEYLGEKSEMKNWLPVVGGVSVEKLGKNSIVQSAREQYADESAFEYQKFDALGRLLIQNKAGDRWKEKPARIDYVTNSSADVKRYSAYSYGKYIECPTYETTLSDKGYYKEGTLYGTCEINEDNTKVTIFKDELGRKILERRDKNNDTYFVYDEWDQLAFVLMPEYQNNNDVDRYAFQYSYDILGNLVKKKMPGCESVEYVYDDYRRPFLIQDGELREKGRYRFLLYDKVGRVVVQGICIGVPETIESTVCYSCGSKGTKYSDYVTPEGRATGLYIDVLEKIFYYDDYSFFNGSSKVSSIFQDFNQPSQTNARGMLTGSVILASNGERIASVYSYDILGNQIEVQEKGLDGSIVKTENTYTYTKKLATSKITITHPKGESVVYDIKNIYNPNNDLLLEASYQAKIGNISTDECKIIYTYDQLGRIANISRPISNGKGDVSYDYDIHGWLTNITSNSFSEQLHYQDGAGSPLYSSNISSMTWKNGSSVDKGYMYTYDELGRIINSEYGENNFSKSLGNYDERVSYDRNGNIISLIRSGMTGIMKTSQYGLIDNLTMEYNGNQLQHVEEGASSVLYSNFIDVKKSSSDFRYNSCGSLVCDGTRGITNIRYDINNNPIRIQFDNGNVTKYVYTVTGQKLRTIHYTAPKNNRVEMGRDYEDIETTHLTKDSTDYLWGGKVIYENSFFSKILFDGGYIDSFSKMESLPYRPSVSITDGEYKNQLEDYIRAKKTREIGFKFYNKDHLGNNREVIDKDGVVCQRNDFYPYGTPFFSLYRTINECNQPYKYNGKEFDMMHGLNTYDYGARQYSPVLPVWDRVDPLAEKYYNVSPYAYCAGNPVKFVDPNGKEPTEEEAARIAAHVYNNEDIALIGGWQVSTLKIEGVQMIDNNSGFKSQLYERTQDGKTEYVYATAGTDITSMKDWSNNFKQILGKSRQYKISMGNAVDIKKAIGKQELTYVGHSLGGGLAAANAYTTGDKAMTFNAAWVSPLTKPFNERKNAQINAYVHYRDELNLFQKSMHVGANGNRIYRYKNRDILGHSIRNFYRDKKENMQDMIRQAQDMFNSTQFWF, encoded by the coding sequence ATGAAACAGCATAATATATATTCTTGTTTATTTTTGGCATCAGTCTTTTCTATGTCAATATCCCATATTAATGCTCAAGAAAAATCGAACTATGTTCTCACTCAAACTCAGATTTCTGATTCTAAAAAGACTCAGAACTATCAGTTCTTTGATGACTTGGGAAGAGGACTTATTGAAGCAACAAATGGTGTGAGCAATAATGGAGATTTTACGTATTCATTTCATGAGTATCTTGGAGAAAAGAGTGAGATGAAGAACTGGCTTCCTGTGGTTGGTGGCGTGTCGGTAGAAAAATTGGGTAAGAACAGCATTGTCCAAAGCGCGAGAGAACAATATGCTGATGAAAGTGCTTTTGAGTACCAGAAATTTGATGCTTTAGGGCGACTTCTTATTCAGAATAAAGCAGGTGATAGATGGAAGGAAAAACCTGCAAGAATAGATTATGTTACTAATTCTTCTGCTGACGTGAAGAGGTATTCTGCATATTCGTATGGAAAGTATATTGAGTGTCCAACATATGAAACGACTCTCAGTGATAAAGGATATTATAAGGAAGGAACTCTATATGGTACATGTGAAATCAATGAAGATAATACTAAGGTTACTATTTTCAAGGATGAGCTAGGCCGGAAGATTCTGGAGCGCAGAGACAAGAATAACGATACCTATTTCGTTTATGATGAGTGGGATCAACTTGCATTTGTACTTATGCCAGAATATCAGAATAATAATGATGTGGATAGATACGCTTTTCAATATAGCTACGATATCTTAGGCAATTTGGTGAAAAAGAAAATGCCAGGATGCGAATCTGTTGAATATGTTTATGATGACTATCGCCGACCTTTTCTAATACAGGATGGAGAATTAAGAGAGAAAGGTCGTTATCGCTTTCTGTTGTATGATAAGGTTGGGCGAGTGGTCGTTCAAGGCATCTGTATAGGTGTTCCAGAAACAATAGAAAGTACAGTCTGTTATTCTTGTGGTTCAAAAGGAACCAAATATTCTGATTATGTAACACCAGAAGGTCGGGCTACAGGTTTGTATATTGACGTTCTTGAGAAGATTTTTTATTATGATGATTATAGCTTCTTTAATGGCTCTAGTAAAGTTTCTTCCATATTCCAGGACTTTAATCAACCAAGTCAGACTAATGCTAGGGGGATGCTCACAGGTTCTGTTATCTTGGCATCAAATGGAGAAAGGATAGCCAGTGTATATTCTTATGATATTTTGGGTAATCAGATTGAGGTCCAAGAGAAAGGGCTTGATGGCAGCATTGTTAAAACAGAAAATACCTATACGTATACTAAAAAGCTCGCTACCTCAAAGATAACTATAACTCATCCCAAAGGAGAGTCTGTAGTATATGATATTAAAAACATTTATAATCCCAACAATGACTTACTGTTAGAAGCGTCCTATCAAGCTAAAATTGGGAATATATCTACAGACGAATGCAAGATAATATATACTTATGATCAATTGGGACGAATAGCAAATATCAGTAGGCCAATAAGCAACGGTAAAGGTGACGTTAGTTATGATTACGATATACATGGGTGGCTTACTAACATTACAAGCAATTCGTTTAGCGAACAGCTTCACTACCAAGATGGAGCAGGATCACCCCTATACAGCAGCAATATCAGTAGTATGACCTGGAAAAATGGTTCTTCTGTCGACAAAGGATATATGTATACCTATGATGAATTAGGTCGCATTATCAATTCAGAGTATGGCGAAAATAATTTTTCAAAATCGTTGGGAAATTATGATGAGAGGGTAAGTTATGATAGAAATGGTAATATTATCTCTCTGATCCGTAGTGGTATGACAGGCATAATGAAGACTAGTCAGTATGGTTTAATTGATAATCTGACTATGGAATATAACGGCAATCAATTGCAACATGTAGAGGAAGGCGCGTCTTCTGTTCTTTATTCGAATTTTATTGATGTCAAGAAGAGCTCTAGTGATTTCCGATATAATAGCTGTGGATCGCTAGTTTGTGACGGAACCCGTGGTATTACAAATATTCGTTATGACATTAATAATAACCCCATCAGGATTCAGTTCGACAATGGTAATGTGACGAAATACGTCTATACGGTGACAGGTCAAAAATTGAGGACGATTCACTATACGGCTCCCAAAAACAATCGCGTGGAAATGGGGCGCGATTATGAGGATATAGAGACGACTCATCTGACAAAGGACTCTACAGACTATCTTTGGGGTGGAAAAGTTATCTATGAAAATAGTTTTTTTTCCAAAATACTGTTCGATGGAGGATATATTGATTCCTTCTCGAAAATGGAATCATTGCCTTATCGTCCTTCTGTCTCTATAACAGACGGAGAATATAAGAATCAATTAGAAGACTATATTAGGGCAAAGAAAACAAGAGAGATTGGATTCAAGTTCTATAATAAAGACCATTTAGGAAATAACCGTGAGGTGATTGATAAAGATGGTGTCGTATGTCAAAGAAACGACTTTTATCCCTATGGTACACCATTTTTTTCTCTGTACAGGACAATAAATGAGTGTAATCAGCCGTATAAATATAATGGAAAGGAATTCGATATGATGCACGGCTTGAACACATATGACTATGGCGCAAGGCAATACAGCCCTGTCTTACCCGTATGGGACAGGGTTGACCCGCTGGCAGAGAAATACTACAATGTCAGTCCGTATGCGTATTGTGCAGGGAATCCAGTGAAGTTTGTTGATCCAAATGGAAAAGAGCCAACAGAGGAAGAGGCTGCAAGAATTGCGGCCCATGTATATAATAATGAAGATATCGCCCTTATTGGAGGGTGGCAGGTTTCAACCCTTAAAATAGAAGGTGTTCAAATGATAGATAATAATTCTGGTTTTAAATCGCAACTGTATGAACGGACTCAAGATGGTAAGACAGAATATGTCTATGCAACTGCTGGAACTGACATTACAAGTATGAAGGATTGGAGTAATAATTTTAAACAGATTCTTGGAAAGTCTAGGCAGTATAAAATTTCTATGGGAAATGCAGTGGATATAAAAAAAGCAATAGGGAAACAAGAATTGACCTATGTGGGCCATTCTTTAGGTGGAGGACTTGCTGCAGCAAATGCTTATACGACAGGAGATAAAGCTATGACTTTTAACGCAGCATGGGTGAGTCCACTTACAAAACCATTCAATGAAAGAAAGAATGCTCAGATTAATGCTTACGTACACTATCGGGATGAACTCAATTTGTTTCAAAAAAGCATGCATGTAGGTGCGAATGGAAATAGGATTTATCGGTATAAAAACCGAGATATCCTAGGTCATAGCATAAGAAACTTTTATCGAGATAAAAAGGAAAATATGCAAGACATGATTCGCCAAGCTCAAGATATGTTTAATAGTACTCAATTTTGGTTTTAG
- a CDS encoding TetR/AcrR family transcriptional regulator yields the protein MSISKTRQLLVDVARQLFAKNGLENTTMNDIAQASGKGRRTLYTYFKSKEDIYYAVIETELERLSDKLDEVATRKISPQEKVIELIYTHLSMIRETVVRNGNLRAEFFRNIWMVEKVRRHFDDAEVELFRKVFAEGKEDGEFDIDNVDLVADITHYCIKGLEVPYIYGRIAHGMTEEATKPQVAKFVYGALGKKIKQ from the coding sequence ATGTCAATATCTAAGACGCGACAACTGCTTGTGGACGTGGCCCGTCAGTTGTTTGCCAAGAACGGACTCGAGAACACCACGATGAACGACATTGCCCAGGCCTCAGGCAAGGGGCGTCGCACATTGTACACCTACTTCAAATCGAAGGAGGACATCTATTATGCCGTCATCGAAACCGAGTTGGAACGCCTGAGCGACAAGCTCGACGAGGTGGCCACCCGCAAAATCAGTCCACAGGAAAAGGTCATCGAACTGATCTACACCCACCTGAGCATGATTCGCGAGACGGTGGTGCGCAACGGTAACCTGCGTGCCGAGTTCTTCCGCAACATCTGGATGGTGGAGAAGGTGCGCCGTCACTTCGACGATGCCGAGGTGGAGCTGTTCCGCAAGGTGTTTGCCGAGGGCAAGGAGGATGGCGAGTTCGACATTGACAATGTGGACCTGGTGGCCGACATCACCCACTATTGTATCAAGGGACTGGAAGTACCTTATATATATGGACGCATCGCACACGGCATGACCGAAGAGGCCACGAAGCCTCAGGTGGCCAAGTTTGTGTATGGCGCTCTGGGAAAGAAGATTAAGCAATAA
- a CDS encoding DUF4419 domain-containing protein, whose translation MSFADAQNLRIIVKDAFFQCMVKAYAEHKSVTLSPDMMWLLISQGFARYVNAHSEELRSQLVYHEGKQDLAVETKDDLLSSEADWGKLMNNFSKEIERHTKGEVAQVLAADFSTTTPVERIASQITLMESMKSYFDYLAVRLGCGIPSVTLQGTPDDWRAVLSKTQKLGQYGLSEWTQSLEPILNEFIKTAEGKPNQRFWQEMVKKQRVDGLATVRPCSGDRPTMLDGWILKFFPTEYGNTLDMVPHTKSMPAEFVRVDFKYRIIEPLSGAIMSETPMELMSGFIGALDDEKANMLIPQIGWLVRVKGETTK comes from the coding sequence ATGAGCTTTGCCGATGCCCAGAACTTGCGAATAATAGTGAAGGATGCTTTCTTCCAGTGCATGGTGAAGGCCTATGCCGAGCACAAAAGCGTCACACTGTCGCCCGATATGATGTGGCTGCTGATTAGTCAGGGCTTCGCCCGTTATGTGAATGCCCACAGCGAGGAGCTTCGCTCGCAATTGGTTTATCATGAGGGAAAGCAGGACCTGGCGGTTGAGACGAAGGACGACCTGCTGTCGTCTGAGGCCGACTGGGGCAAACTGATGAACAACTTCTCGAAGGAGATTGAACGCCATACGAAGGGCGAGGTGGCTCAGGTCCTCGCGGCCGACTTCTCAACGACGACGCCTGTGGAGCGTATCGCCTCGCAGATCACGCTGATGGAGAGCATGAAGTCGTACTTCGATTATCTGGCTGTCCGACTGGGTTGTGGCATCCCCAGCGTCACCCTGCAGGGCACGCCCGACGACTGGCGTGCTGTGCTCAGCAAGACGCAGAAATTGGGACAATATGGACTTAGCGAATGGACGCAGAGTCTGGAGCCCATCCTCAACGAGTTTATCAAGACGGCCGAGGGAAAACCTAATCAGAGGTTCTGGCAGGAGATGGTGAAGAAGCAGCGGGTGGACGGGCTTGCAACTGTTCGTCCTTGCTCTGGAGACAGACCCACTATGCTCGATGGCTGGATACTGAAGTTCTTCCCCACGGAGTATGGCAATACGCTCGACATGGTGCCCCACACCAAGAGCATGCCTGCTGAGTTTGTGCGTGTCGACTTTAAGTATCGCATCATCGAACCCCTCAGTGGTGCCATCATGAGTGAGACACCCATGGAACTGATGTCTGGTTTCATCGGTGCTTTGGACGACGAGAAGGCTAACATGCTCATCCCTCAGATAGGCTGGTTGGTGCGTGTAAAGGGGGAAACGACGAAGTAA
- a CDS encoding RNA polymerase sigma factor, giving the protein MDYNKQAFEHLFKDNYPHMYRMAFSLVENADDAKDAVHQVFTLIWKNKPQISSESIRGYLLAATRNQCLHLLKQRQLQRRMELEMQHRMAQSEEAEHDELMQQLQQVIDSNLTEQDRRVLQLHYDDEMTYQETATVLGISASTVNKHITQSLAKIRRTLKIAK; this is encoded by the coding sequence ATGGACTACAACAAACAAGCGTTTGAACACCTGTTCAAGGACAACTATCCACACATGTATCGCATGGCCTTCTCGCTGGTTGAGAATGCTGACGATGCCAAAGATGCTGTGCACCAGGTGTTTACACTTATCTGGAAAAACAAACCCCAGATAAGCAGTGAGAGCATCCGAGGCTATCTGCTGGCGGCCACCCGCAATCAATGTCTGCATCTGCTGAAGCAGCGACAGTTGCAGCGACGCATGGAACTGGAGATGCAGCACAGGATGGCCCAGAGCGAGGAGGCTGAACATGATGAGCTGATGCAGCAGCTTCAGCAAGTGATCGACAGTAACCTGACGGAGCAGGACAGGCGTGTCTTGCAATTGCATTACGACGACGAGATGACTTACCAGGAGACGGCCACGGTGCTGGGCATCAGTGCGTCGACTGTCAACAAGCACATCACGCAGTCGCTGGCCAAGATTAGACGAACCCTTAAAATTGCTAAGTAA
- the aat gene encoding leucyl/phenylalanyl-tRNA--protein transferase: MAVYQLDDNLWFPDPHLGEEDGLVAVGGDLSVDRLLLAYSNGFFPWYSYRDQEEPLWFCPLQRFVIFPDEVHVSHSMRQLMRQDRYHVTFDKDFDGVIRGCATAQNRDGEDGAWLGPHIIEAYTELHRQGFALSVEVWEKTADNDMARLVGGLYGVQLGRAFFGESMFSLVPSASKLALIHMAQTFHQVGGTLIDCQLETPHLRSMGGRYIPYDDYLKIIRTI, translated from the coding sequence ATGGCAGTATATCAATTAGACGATAACCTTTGGTTCCCAGACCCTCACTTGGGCGAGGAAGACGGACTGGTGGCTGTGGGGGGTGACCTCTCAGTTGACCGTCTGTTGTTGGCCTATAGCAATGGTTTCTTTCCCTGGTATTCGTATCGCGATCAGGAAGAGCCTTTGTGGTTCTGTCCGCTGCAGCGCTTCGTCATCTTTCCTGACGAGGTGCATGTGAGTCACTCCATGCGCCAGTTGATGCGCCAGGATCGTTATCATGTCACCTTTGACAAGGATTTCGATGGCGTTATCCGTGGTTGCGCCACTGCCCAAAACCGTGACGGTGAAGATGGCGCCTGGCTGGGTCCTCACATCATTGAGGCCTATACTGAACTACATCGGCAGGGTTTTGCCTTAAGTGTGGAGGTGTGGGAGAAAACGGCCGACAACGATATGGCGCGACTGGTGGGTGGACTCTATGGTGTGCAACTGGGCAGGGCGTTCTTTGGCGAGAGCATGTTCTCGCTGGTGCCCAGCGCCTCGAAGTTGGCCTTGATCCACATGGCCCAAACCTTTCATCAAGTGGGTGGAACTCTCATTGACTGTCAGCTTGAGACACCCCACTTGCGTTCTATGGGTGGACGCTATATTCCCTACGACGACTATCTGAAGATTATCAGAACAATATAA